From the genome of Syngnathoides biaculeatus isolate LvHL_M chromosome 15, ASM1980259v1, whole genome shotgun sequence:
tatgcgtacgtatgtctgtAAGCTAAAACTACGCCGTAGTAAAGAAAATGCTTCTCTACGAAATGTTAACATCAcagtgaaaataccgacgaaataccgccaaaatgctgccggaaatcggaatgttgtcgttattataaacaccaattttaatgtaaatgttccgctatcacagctgtgactaatttcacgacgagcattGCCGATAGATTCTGGCGTGCCGGTTTTGATTGCAGCCTTGTCCCGCGTCAAGCCGCAAcacaattttctcaacggatttacgcgtttcacaaaaatgacaatttcagctgaaaaactCAGAATTCTGCGAATctgtggaaaattctcatccctgtataaTATGTTTTATTGGGtcaaatgtaaaatactgtCGGCTATTTCATTGGTCATTAAGCAGGCACCCAATTTCTtgtcgtcattttttttcctcaagtctTTATCATTGCTTGATCTCGTGTATGTTCATCTTATGACTATACATAATGTTTTGAAGTTTCATTTTAGTCCTGGGGAGTCACGCTAACATTTGCAAAATCGTTTCGGACAAACTACGTAGCAGTGGCCGCTGGGAACATCGTCTGGCCTAAACGATTTGGGGGAAAATCTGCTCTAGATGAGtttaaaaaagacattcaaggaggtatatttaaaatgtacagCTCGTGTCTGTCACGTAAGAAAGAAGCAGCTGCAGAACCAATTACAGTACGCCGCCATTTTGTTCTCACGCGCAATTAAGACAAATGACTCTGCCTTTCCAAACCAAGCTGTTAAATCACCTCTTCCTATGTTTTAAAAATTCAGGCGCCATgtttaagaaaattgatgatCTCGGCTGACTGACCGGATGAAGGTTTATAAAGTAACGACCGGGAACCTGTTTTTGTGGTCCGGCCCGACCCGACGTCGGGCTGCTACTCAACTCATATTCAAGACATACAGTGGAGCTCACCTCTGGTTTTCGACTCAACGCGGGATCTTTTTGGTGTCTTTCTCATTAGCTGGAATGACATACATCTAATTCATGGAAGTGTGATGAGGTTTCCTGATGCCCAAGTGGCCTCATGTACCATTAGAAGTGGAGCAATGGCTAAAGACAGCACTGATTTGCTTTCAGGCTCCAGTAAATTTGCTATTCGAGCAAAAATACTAAAATGAGGGAATGCAGTatatgtcatgagcaaggcttggccacggccagtttgttgctttgtgttagtaagtatgcttcaccgcatcccGGGTTACTCCGCTACTTAGCGTCACTGTCATGGAACcctgtttctcgtttttttggatcctgctttcttggactgtgtaattgtgcatctcTTTAGTTAAGAATAAAACTCACTGagcattatgcctttgcctgggagtcccgTATTTGTGTCTGTCTCCGCATTGTTGGGATGTGACAGTATAACCAGAATGTTGCTCAGCAGGTGCGTAACGGATTACGCTATTTGGATATCAGATGCGCTTCTACTTAAGAAAAATTCACGTTGCGGAACAAATTAATTccttaagtagaggtaccactgtatttttaaaGCAGGAACTCAAGTGAAGTTCTGATGTAAGATGGAAaacaagcaaaagaaaaaaaagcactgtgTCTCAAACTACGGCATTCTgaataaaaagatgaaatgccCAAATTATTACTCATAATGGATCATCGATTATTACGATCTGTTTAAAGAAGAACAATATTGACGTCAGcaatgccccaaaaaaaaaagctgtcccCGCGTAgaccgggggagggggggagtttacaaaatgtttttccaataaTCAATGATTGTTGTGGTCAGCCTGGCTGCAGGCCACTCAAAGCGACAGGGTGCCGTTCCCCCTTAATGACAATTGATTTGTCGGCTACATCTGGTCTACAGCCAGCTGACGTCTGCAATTTTCTTATCCCTTGCCTCTCAACCAAGTCTAGTTCAGTCGAGAACAATAGAATTGCACTGATTCAGACCAACTTATTATGCACCAATCAGGCCAGTTTAGGACGCATTCATGGGGTCTACATGCACGCTCGTAATAATACAAGCCTCCGCTGTCAACCTTTGACACCGCAATCACGCTAATCCCCCACCTCCCACTGTCGCGACTGCAGCTGTATTTATCCAAACCTCTGGGGAATGAACACAGTACAGACCACCGAAAATTTGCTGGCGATCCAAGCCAAACCTTATTTGCCGCAATGAAAGAAATGCAGAGAAGACCAACGGTGACCACCGTTTGAACCATGTTTTTCTTGCAGTCTGGTCAATTTGTGTCGCTAACCGCTGCGATCCGAATGAAGTGGCCACTTTGTTGCTCCAAAAATCAGGACGAACAAGGTTCCATCGGGGTTGCGAATCAAGCAAATGGGTTTAGGAAATTCCCCAAATGCACAACTGACTCAACGCTGAATGATGGAGGCAGCCAGTACATCAGGTCATTGTTGAACGACCACATCTGAGCCGCAGGACTGAGCGTGGGGTGGTGAGGGGAGGGGATGTTTTTGAAAAACTATCTAGTGGAAGGACAGATGATATTAGACAGGGTCAAAAAGAGGAGACAAACAGAAAGCGAAATCGCTGGCTCAAGACTCTTCCAATGCGTTGCGTCTGTCAGCGTCCAACTAATGAAAGAGTTGCGGTCAAGGGCATTTAGTGAAGATCATGTGGACCCCGTCCATGACAGACCTCCACAAACAGAAGAGTCGATTCCACAATTGTTCCTTCCAAGTTTTGAATAGCCAATTATACGGAGTTGGCCGTTACTGGTGGTTGACTTTATTAAGCAATTGAAAGGGGGAGAATTCCCTTTGACAATTAGTTTAGTCATCTGGCAGGAAAGAACTGAGCTGAGCTGAGTTTCCAGCACCGTGGTCCTGCGGTTTAGGCTCATTTATGCTCAGTACATACGGCATAAATGTCAGTGCTTGTCCTGCAGTTAATTTGCTCTGTATCTACATTCCCCCACATGCTCAAAGCAGCAGTAGTAGTTTTTCCACAACCAAAGATATTAATAATGTTGATATTAAGAAGAATGCAAATTGTAGCAGCCAGTTCAGATGGCTGTAGACCCTTGAAGGGAGGAACTTCTTTGCCCGCCAGAGTTTCTTGGGGTCTTGCTGTGTTGGGCTTCCAGGAGACTGACGGAAATTTTTAGGAAACATTGTATGGATGGATCGTAAGGACAGATGGCCCCGTGCCCAACTGTATCCAACATAATACAAAACTGTGCCGAAAATGATTAGAGCTACTGCAACTAACCAAGAAGTAGGAAGTATTTCAACAGTACACACCCTCATGGTATGCAATGAAAAGGTTAGAGGTTCTCTTTGAGGAACCATGGATAACTAAGTGATGCTTCGTGTAAAGAGACTTTCTCTCAAGTGGAACTTGGCCTGAGATGCGATTCGCCATCTATGATCGGCACCACAGTTGCACCGTCATGTGATTTTAAACCAAAACACCATAATTGCGCGAGCTCTTGACTTCTTGGGGTTTGGAAAGTGTCGTTTTGAATGACTGGAGTTTGGGAGAGAGGATTTCTCGTTGACCTCTGCGTTCCCACAAGGGACCGGGCTGGCCGGTGAGTAATCCTGCTCGGAGGTCAGTTCCCTGCCATACACAACCAAATGAagtgaaatgtttgtttgtccgCTGAAAGATTTGAATGTAGCGTTTCCCTAATTTATAATATGTACACAACGTCTGAGGTACTACGACATCCAAATCCAGATAATCCTCCTTTTCAATGAAATATTTCTACAAATTAGACCTACTGTGATGAATGGTTCTCTTCCAGTGTACGGTATATTTATGTTTGCTTGATATTAATTTGGGCAAGGAAACACAAGGTTCTTTCCCAGCCCAGCCGGATTTATCAATCTGACACAATGACATGTTATTGCAGCCATGGAGCCTGCCCGATAAGCAGTTGCTATAGCCATTAggtaatatattatatacacataGACATATGCACTCTTCACCTCTGGAACAAATTCACCATGCAACCTTAAATAGGCACTCAAACTAGATGCAATAGTTAGGAGGAGGTATGCATGCAAGACcacaaatattcaaaaaaataGCGGAATTTTTATGCCACGCATCATGCAGGTGGCGCACATAAATACAGGAAAGCTATTTTCTTCTCTTTGAGGTTTTTCAAGCTTTCTCTTCCACTTGTTAATCGCTTGTTCCTTTCCACACACTGACTTTTTGTCCCAcccttttgtgtttgtgttgcgtGGGAATGCAGGTTAGGAATGGGGCTTACTGAGCTAAAACTGCAATACCAGAAAATGGTGGAAACTAGAGCAAAGTGTACTGTTTTTGtattagtattttttaaattcaagacAATGGCGccactggtattttttttagcaacatATTGTATAAAAGCTAAAGTCACCAGTTGTACCTGTGTTCGTTGCGAGTTCGAGCGGCTCCAGGACTGAGAGGTGACAGGTGCATGAGGCACGGTCCTTCCCAGGGCTCCTAGTTCATGGGAGGGAGACTTGGCACTTCCACCACGATGGAGCACCGATTCCTCAGCTTCTTTCTCGATTGTTCGTACGTACGTCTGCAACAAATTGCAAAGGAATTACGCTACACGAAGTTAAAGCTTTATTCAAATGTCATCGATAAATTGTCTTACATCTGTAGGAATTGGCTTGGCTAACTTTGCAGCGGAAACAATCCCAAGAGTTCTTGGTCCTTGGCTCGCAGAGTCCTCAGAGTCAACCGCTGTTGCGAGATAGGCCCTCCATGTTGTTGTGGCTTCTGCCTCATCCTCAGAACCCCTTCCTCCCCCCCTTCGTCTACTCTTATCATCAGAGGCAGTGCCTTTATTCTTCCAGGTGCTTCTCACAGTTACATTCTTCATGTCTACTAAATGCTCTTCCTGGGAATGCTGCCTACGACTTTGGTTTTGGCAGCTGGTCAAAGTGGTGGTGCTACTGGAGCTTTCAAAGGCTGAATCCATGTCGCTGAGGTCAGGAGAGTTGGTCGGAGACCGGTGCCTAAAGTTGCTTCGTTGGTAGGCAGTGTGCCTCATGGACGtctccactctggagttgctgtGGAGCCTGGACTTAGACGAGGACTCATTCTGGTTACCTGATCCAGATTCCTGGTCCTGGCTTGGCCGCATAGTTATCTCGCTCTTGGGGATGGAGATTTCGCAGGGGATTGAGATGCTGCCATGGAGTTCACTACTCGGGCCTGTCAAATGAAAGAAGTGCTAATAAATGTGATATCTCAGCACATAGTAGCAACATGACAAGATTTGTCAGAAATGTCAGCCTGTCAAAATGTTGGGTCCAATTGGAACACCAATTTGAACCCGAGTACAATACagcaataattttgaaaaatcaaatgaTGGGTTCccaagaaattgttttttttttttttttttgcatttactgCATATAACCTATAGAAAACCAGGTCAGAAAACACCTtcaaatttggagaaaaaatgtaaaattattttgtagcATATCTCCTCGCAAGTTTACTCCATGTTACTCGGGGAACCACCTATCCAATAAACTGAGAAATTTCAGTTGAAAATATCCACCAATCACTCGTACACAACGAAGACCGAGACGCTGATCCGTCAAGTTACTCTGATGTCTCAATTGGCATCACTTATCTTAAAAACCCGACTTAACTAGTGTAAATGGAACTTTACTGGAAAGAACTGCAGTGTGGGCAATACTAGAATAGGCTATGCACGTCTGTAATAGTACATAATTTGAAATGGGAATGTTGGATTGTGGTGATGGAAGAAGGCATCAGGTAGCTAATCGAGAGTTTTGAATGACAGACACCTTACCTATGAGAAAGTTACTGGTGGATGTGTGGCGTTCCTTGGCGGACAAGGGCTCACTGGACACACTGCTGCTGCGGCTGCTGGTTCTGGAGGAGCTCGGGTCATTGGGATAGATTGTTATACTGCTGGTCATTTTACTGGTGTTGGTCAATATGGGTTTGGTGGATATCCTGGGCTTGCCGTTGGCAGGCAAGGGCTCCGaaatcattatttcttttttgtctaTCTCAACAATAGCAGGTTTGATTACCGCTTTTGACCTCAGTGCCTCACGTGGACTGCAAACTCGTTGGACTTCAAGCACAGATGAAATGTTGCCACCTCCCTCGACTAAATTTGGTCGGCTGTGGAGCTCTTCATCGAATGAGCACCTGGAGGAAGAACTCTCTGAATAAGAGTCCTTGACATGGGAATATCTTGAATATGTAGAGGTTGCAGTCCTACTGCTCCGGGTTGTAGTAGTTGTTTCATTTACAGTCTCTGGTTCTGAGGGCCTTGAACCAGTAGACTCCGTTTCTGAAGCAGAGGAATGACCCTCAGACCCCTGGTCGTTTGGCAGCAGTTGATTAACATTGGATCTGTAAGCTTTGTAAGATCCATTAGCCTTGGTCAGGCTGGAGGCAACAGATGCAGAACCTTGAATTGGGTCTATTGATTCCTGGTCTGAAGTGAGCTCTGTGTCCCTCTCTAGAGCAGCGGTCGTGCTCTCCAGCATATCTGAGCTGTTTGATTCACTGTCACTGCCTCCATACAATTTTGAAATCTTTTCTATTCTGTTCTTTTTGGTCTCCCCGTCAATCTGCCTGTGAGCTGTCCTTAGGGGCTTCTGGTCATTAACTGCTGGTGGGTAGCGATTCAGAACAGACACTTTTTTAAGATCACCGGATGGTGTATTTAAAGAGCTATACATAACTCCCTTGTATGCTTTTTCCTCTGTTCCTCTGACCGCCTCTTTTAAGCCATTATCAAATGGAATAAGACTACTAGGGTTTTTGGGCGTCCTCCTACTTTTGTGTGCAGGACTGAGGGTCCTCTTCGAAGACATTGCTGAACTTTCCTCTGGGTTGCTGAGCTCTTTTGTCCTCAGCTTGGTTTCTCTCTTATGCTGAGGAGACAACTCCCTGATCCTGTGCTTAGGCGAGCTAGGCTCTGTGACGGATGCAGCACTTCGATACTTGGGCTTCTCTTGCCTGAAACCTCCCTTCACAATCTCTTCACTCTCAGCTTTGCCATTCTCCAGGTGCTTGGCAGGGCTGTTGGGGCAGATGTTAGTGGTTCCTTTGCCTTGCTTCTCCACATTGCTCGAGCCGTTACCGCTGATTACAACTTTACTACACAGCTGTGTCCTGAGCTGTTCCACCTGCTCGCTCAGTTGGCGCGCCCGGTTGCATTCCATCTGGAACTTTTCGTGAAGCTCACCATTTTTTAACTCTGAGCTCTTGAGGTCACCCTCCACAATTTCCAGCTGTTTGAGGCGGTTCTTAAGCCGTTCAACTTCCTGTGTCAACTCCTTGACTTTGTTGTCCTCCTCAGGTGACCCAGCAATACCACTGTTCTTCTGATTCTCGGATTTATTCAACAACCCAATGTTGTAGTCGAGGCTCTTTTTGCGTCCGGTCAGGTTACTGGTGTGGATGCCCGTGGAAGACAGCTCCTCTTCAATTCTTGTCCTCATAAAGCCTGCGCGACCAGGATCTACTGACATGCCAATGCGCTCCAATTTCTCTGTGAGTTTTAGAATGAGCTTCTCATCTTCTCTTTGTTTCTCCCGTATCCTCTTATGTTCATTCTCAAAAGTCTGGCAGAATCCCTTAAGCTTGTCTAGGTCTGCAGCTAAAGCTTGCTCTGCTTTGTCCAGTTTCAcctcagacccctccatttcCTTTAGGCGTCCTTTGAGGACTTCTAACTCAGTTGATAGCTTCTTGGTTAGGTTCTTCTCTTCATTGAGACTGAGACAAAGCTGTGAACAATCTGACTTGCTTTTACCAAAAGCTTCTTCCAGTTTTTCTAGTTCTGCCATCCTTCGCTGCAGATGTTCAATCTCAGCCTTCAGCTCCATAGTTAGGTTTTCTTCCTCTTCCAGTTTCTCCCTCACTGTACGGCAGAGGTCTTCCGCTTTGCGAACCTCCTCATCTTTACCTTGGATTTTCAGGAGCCGTTTCCTCAGAGCCTCTACATCAGCAAGCAAAGATGAATTGCTGCCTTCTGCCTGGATGATCTTGTCCTGTCAGAAAGATTTTACCCATTCATCAAACTATTTCTCTGTTACATATCTGTTCTGCAAAGACCGCTTTAAGTCATCTGTTACTAACCTGAATGTCGAGCAACTCATCTTCTGACTTCTGTAGCTTGTTAGTGGCTTCCTCTAGTTCATCAAGGCGTCGACTGAGACTTTGTAATTTGTGCCGCAGGTGGCGATGTGTCATGTCAGACATGGCTACAAAggtttttttcttgtgtgtgtgtgtgtgttaatattTTCTTCAGGTTATTTGAGCATTTGCAGAGGTCcacatttgtgttgtgttgatatcAAGACAAGCTCAATGTTTGACAAAGGCTGATGTGAAAGTGACTTGAATCTATCTGAGACCGGTTTTACTGTGCTGTCTACAAGTGGTGCTGTAAAGCTTTTAATGTTCTGTCAGCTTGGTATTTAGAAGTTGAATCTGTCATCTGTGGgaggaagagaggaaaaagCCTTTAGTCAATGACAGTTATTGGAAGCCAAATTATAAGTGCAGACAATACAACAAGAGAGATAAGAGTGCTGGACTAAAAACACATTGTgcacttgtgatttttttatgcAACTACTAaggacataaataaataaaatagagcaaatgtgaacaatacaaaaaccaacaaaaactaTTAGTGTAAGACTATAAATGCCACGCATAATTTCTTCCATTgccgtttgtttttattatcatGTTAAGTGAGAGTGCACAGAGTTGGCCATGTGCTCAAACAATACCGTCCTTGTTGTTTAGCTACCATTCCCCTTGTTCACCTTGATTTGTCCTTTCAAGGAACTGTGTTAGGGGGTTTTACATGTATTAATGTGGATGGGGGCTTTGAATATGTCTGCGTAGgttgcgcacacgcacacgcacacacacacacatgcacacacacacacacacacacacacacacacacacacacacacacacacacacacagtctccCTGCTGTAATGCCTTACATCGATTTCTGCTCGCCAACGCGTTTTTTTGCTGACATCGGCCTTTCTCAATAACACTGGCCTTTCGAACGCAACCACTTCACTCACACATATCCATTACCACGTGCATCAACATCATCGCCCTCTCCCCCATCAATTGACGTCATCGACAGGCACGTTGAGACCATGTCGTCTAAAGTCAAGTCAGTCTACTTCAAATAGTACGCAGGAAACTGCAAAAGACTAacgcatacatacatttttaaaataatggtaCATTATGTAATAATATAATGAACTTTTGCACCCTGACGTTATAATGCCACAATTTGTGATAAAATTCTTGAATGCAATATGTAACAAATCTCATTTTGTAATGAATGTTTACATATTGCATCACTAATTACAAAATCACactattttaaatactgtaatcaTTTGATGCATTATGTAATGaactataaaaatgtatttttttaaccatcagaACACTGACTTTAAGCAAAGCAGAATGAATCATTATATAAAAAtagtaatagaaaaaaaattgttggacGTTTGATTGGTGTTACTGCAATTTAAGGCCCTGGTAGAATGTATAAGTTGAATACAAGCAATAAGGGGAAGATCCAAACATTTTGGCTTGAGTTTTGGAGAGCAGGTTTTGTCTTCTATAACCCACACCTACATGGAAAATGTCTGAAATACAAATTGATGAAAAGGTATGACTAAGTcagactccccccaaaaatctgatTTGATTTGTAACTCATAAATTTCAAATAACTAATGAACAGGAAGGAGATATTTTATTCAAGAGGAGACAGGGCACACTGCAGTTCCCACTAAATTACAAGCAAG
Proteins encoded in this window:
- the luzp1 gene encoding leucine zipper protein 1 isoform X1, with the protein product MSDMTHRHLRHKLQSLSRRLDELEEATNKLQKSEDELLDIQDKIIQAEGSNSSLLADVEALRKRLLKIQGKDEEVRKAEDLCRTVREKLEEEENLTMELKAEIEHLQRRMAELEKLEEAFGKSKSDCSQLCLSLNEEKNLTKKLSTELEVLKGRLKEMEGSEVKLDKAEQALAADLDKLKGFCQTFENEHKRIREKQREDEKLILKLTEKLERIGMSVDPGRAGFMRTRIEEELSSTGIHTSNLTGRKKSLDYNIGLLNKSENQKNSGIAGSPEEDNKVKELTQEVERLKNRLKQLEIVEGDLKSSELKNGELHEKFQMECNRARQLSEQVEQLRTQLCSKVVISGNGSSNVEKQGKGTTNICPNSPAKHLENGKAESEEIVKGGFRQEKPKYRSAASVTEPSSPKHRIRELSPQHKRETKLRTKELSNPEESSAMSSKRTLSPAHKSRRTPKNPSSLIPFDNGLKEAVRGTEEKAYKGVMYSSLNTPSGDLKKVSVLNRYPPAVNDQKPLRTAHRQIDGETKKNRIEKISKLYGGSDSESNSSDMLESTTAALERDTELTSDQESIDPIQGSASVASSLTKANGSYKAYRSNVNQLLPNDQGSEGHSSASETESTGSRPSEPETVNETTTTTRSSRTATSTYSRYSHVKDSYSESSSSRCSFDEELHSRPNLVEGGGNISSVLEVQRVCSPREALRSKAVIKPAIVEIDKKEIMISEPLPANGKPRISTKPILTNTSKMTSSITIYPNDPSSSRTSSRSSSVSSEPLSAKERHTSTSNFLIGPSSELHGSISIPCEISIPKSEITMRPSQDQESGSGNQNESSSKSRLHSNSRVETSMRHTAYQRSNFRHRSPTNSPDLSDMDSAFESSSSTTTLTSCQNQSRRQHSQEEHLVDMKNVTVRSTWKNKGTASDDKSRRRGGGRGSEDEAEATTTWRAYLATAVDSEDSASQGPRTLGIVSAAKLAKPIPTDTYVRTIEKEAEESVLHRGGSAKSPSHELGALGRTVPHAPVTSQSWSRSNSQRTQGANADNTSWKQHLSPTNSVPLGSSYDRTAKTTGASSSRGEQWSGRGLASGKSGVGGRGWTHRQAEHH
- the luzp1 gene encoding leucine zipper protein 1 isoform X2, yielding MSDMTHRHLRHKLQSLSRRLDELEEATNKLQKSEDELLDIQDKIIQAEGSNSSLLADVEALRKRLLKIQGKDEEVRKAEDLCRTVREKLEEEENLTMELKAEIEHLQRRMAELEKLEEAFGKSKSDCSQLCLSLNEEKNLTKKLSTELEVLKGRLKEMEGSEVKLDKAEQALAADLDKLKGFCQTFENEHKRIREKQREDEKLILKLTEKLERIGMSVDPGRAGFMRTRIEEELSSTGIHTSNLTGRKKSLDYNIGLLNKSENQKNSGIAGSPEEDNKVKELTQEVERLKNRLKQLEIVEGDLKSSELKNGELHEKFQMECNRARQLSEQVEQLRTQLCSKVVISGNGSSNVEKQGKGTTNICPNSPAKHLENGKAESEEIVKGGFRQEKPKYRSAASVTEPSSPKHRIRELSPQHKRETKLRTKELSNPEESSAMSSKRTLSPAHKSRRTPKNPSSLIPFDNGLKEAVRGTEEKAYKGVMYSSLNTPSGDLKKVSVLNRYPPAVNDQKPLRTAHRQIDGETKKNRIEKISKLYGGSDSESNSSDMLESTTAALERDTELTSDQESIDPIQGSASVASSLTKANGSYKAYRSNVNQLLPNDQGSEGHSSASETESTGSRPSEPETVNETTTTTRSSRTATSTYSRYSHVKDSYSESSSSRCSFDEELHSRPNLVEGGGNISSVLEVQRVCSPREALRSKAVIKPAIVEIDKKEIMISEPLPANGKPRISTKPILTNTSKMTSSITIYPNDPSSSRTSSRSSSVSSEPLSAKERHTSTSNFLIGPSSELHGSISIPCEISIPKSEITMRPSQDQESGSGNQNESSSKSRLHSNSRVETSMRHTAYQRSNFRHRSPTNSPDLSDMDSAFESSSSTTTLTSCQNQSRRQHSQEEHLVDMKNVTVRSTWKNKGTASDDKSRRRGGGRGSEDEAEATTTWRAYLATAVDSEDSASQGPRTLGIVSAAKLAKPIPTDTYVRTIEKEAEESVLHRGGSAKSPSHELGALGRTVPHAPVTSQSWSRSNSQRTQTQFPAGIFGVS